The Vespula vulgaris chromosome 2, iyVesVulg1.1, whole genome shotgun sequence genome has a segment encoding these proteins:
- the LOC127061590 gene encoding protein Mpv17 produces MSINMRIIFKSYQKLLSKYPVRIQAIQAGILMGLGDQLAQNLIERRKFKDLDFARTSHFASIGFFIAGPATTTWYRILDKYIGSKGGVIVVKKVLCDQLLFAPTFLSILLVSIGLLQGSNINSLKHKLETSYFEILINNYKIWPMVQLVNFYFIPLQYQVLLVQSVALLWNTYISYITNTKVR; encoded by the exons aTGAGTATCAAtatgagaattatttttaaatcatatcaaaaattattgtcaAAGTATCCAGTGAGAATTCAAGCAATACAAGCTG GTATTTTAATGGGACTAGGCGATCAATTAGCACAGAATTTaatagaacgaagaaaatttaaagattTAGATTTTGCAAGAACTAGTCATTTTGCTAGTATTGGCTTTTTTATAGCC gGTCCAGCAACTACAACATGGTACCGTATATTGGATAAATATATTGGTTCCAAAGGAGGAGTTATAGTTGTGAAGAAAGTTTTATGCGATCAACTACTTTTTGCTCCTacttttttaagtattttacTCGTTTCTATCGGATTATTACAAGGGAGTAATATCAATAGTTTAAAACATAAATTGGAAACTAGTTACTTTGaaatactaataaataattataag aTTTGGCCAATGGTACAGTtagtcaatttttattttattccattaCAGTATCAAGTATTACTTGTACAATCAGTTGCATTATTAtggaatacatatatttcctATATAACTAATACAAAAGTAAGATAA